The following is a genomic window from Paenibacillus sp. FSL R5-0766.
AACCAACCAGACCAACATCTGCCATAACTTTCAGTTCGAGTACGATGTAACGCTCTTGTCCTTCTTCACCGTTCTCAGCAAGTTCAGGGGCTGGGTTGTTCGGCGTGGCAAATCGGATGTTCCCTCGTCCGCCCCGTCCACCACGAGCAATAACAACCTGTTGACCGTGACGTGTCATATCCGCCAATACTTCTCCACTGTCTTCATCCAAGATGATAGTTCCTGGTGGAATGCGCACAATCATGTTCTCCGCGTTTGCACCATGCTGACTCTTATTACGTCCCTTCTCACCACGTGGGGCCTTGAAGTGACGCTGGTAACGAAAATCCATCAACGTCCGCAAACCTTCATCCACACGGAAAATGATGTCAGCTCCTCTGCCTCCATCGCCCCCGGCAGGTCCGCCGTTTGGTACATATTTCTCACGACGGAACGAAATAATTCCGTCCCCTCCGTCTCCGGCTTTTACATAAATCTTCGCTTTATCTACAAACATTGGTTAACCCCTTCTTCCTATATTCCACACGGCATTCTGAATTGTATAAACGTATCCTCAGACGGAAACTGCTCCGTTCTGACTTTTTTTCCTTTGAGTACGGCAGAAAGCTGCCGCAGTGTTTCCGGATCGGGTGTTTGATCCCCATCCAGTCGGACAACCACATCTCCATGATCCTGTCCGAAGTTTAAGGTCAGTTTGCGAACCTCTCCCCAAGAAGACCGGCCGCCGCCATATTGATAGGCCCTGATTGCATCCGCAATCGCCCCGGTAAGTGACTCGCCATCCTCGGGAGAGACCAGAGCACTAAGCTGCAACTCATCTTCTATTTCCACATGCAAGTCCAGCGCAATTCCACTGGCGCGAAAAGACTGAAGATAAAATACGAGGGAAGGAATGCCTAATCTGGAGATTCGGCTTTCTTCTGTAACCCGCTCTTTTATTCTTTCCACACATTGCAAGGATTTATCAAGTTTGCCCAGCCGAAGATATCCATATAACACCTGAAGGTCGTTCATCCAGTCGTGTCGATGATGATTTAATGAAGCGATTGCTGTTTTTTCCATGGATTGTATGATGGCTCTGCGTTCCGCCTCCGCCTGTTTCTTCATCGCATTCACAGAAATGAGCAATACTGCGACGGACCACAATGCGCACACGACGCTTGAGATCATCGCCGGATACAACATAACGAAAACCAAAGGAATCAGAAGTGAACATGCCGCAATCCACGGCACTCTTTTCCAAGATTTCATGGCTTCTCCCCGTTCTACAAAACTCGGTTGGTCTACACCCACCGTAACCAAGTATAACATGTCTTTTCTGCCAGTTCATTATCGAATAACCGTTGAATACAAAAAACCTTCGGCAAAAATGCCGAAGGCTCCTTAGGCGGAATGCCGATATTACGCTTCTACTGCTGCTGCTACAGGAGCAACATTAACAGGATAGATGCTTACTTTTTTGCGATCGCGTCCCCAACGTTCGAATTTTACAACGCCGTCGATTTTCGCGAACAAAGTGTCATCTTTACCGATGCCAACGTTAGTTCCTGGGTGAATTTTCGTTCCGCGTTGGCGAACGAGAATGCTACCACCAGTTACAGTTTGACCATCAGCACGTTTAACACCCAGACGTTGAGCATTACTGTCACGTCCGTTCTTCGTGGAACCTACACCTTTTTTCGATGCGAATAACTGAAGATTTAATTTCAACATGATTGGTTGTCCTCCTTCTTTGCTTATTTGAATTGCTGTATTTTAATATACTTCCCGTATGACTCTGCAATATTAGAGAGCATAACCACCATGGATTCGAGTAACAATTGTACCTGGGACCAGGTTTCCCCTCTCTCTAACAAAGGTAAAGAACCGCTTAAAAAGCCATTCTTCATCTTGGCATCCATTTCGACACCGGTCAATGTTTCAATCGAGTTCACCGTACCCACTGTAACAGCGGATACCCCGGCACATACGATGTCTTCTCCCCGCTTGGCAAAATTAGCATGCCCTTCAATGGAAAAACGTTCGATGTTCCCGTCCTCATCACGAAAGATTTGAACGATAATCACTTATCGCACCTTCTTTACGCTTTGATTGTTTCGATAGTTACTTTAGTGTACGGTTGACGGTGACCTTGCTTCACATGGTAGTTCTTTTTAGGTTTGTATTTGTATACGATAACCTTTTGTCCTTTGCCATGTTTCTCCACTTTAGCCGTTACAGTAGCTCCGGAAATCAATGGTGTACCTGCTGTCAAACCTTGATCGTTAGATACAGCCAGGACACGGTCGAACGTTACGCTTTCGCCATCGTTCGCAGTCAATTTCTCGATGAACAGAACATCGCCCTCTTGGACTTTGTACTGTTTGCCGCCTGTTTCAATAATTGCGTACATTTGCCTTGCACCTCCTCATGTCTCAGACTCGCCCGTTCTCAGGTGACAGTGTCCTTGCGGAACTGTTCTTATACCCGGCCAGTGCGGTTACAGCATGTGCAAGACCATTAGGCTAAACACATACTTGAAGATTATATCACGCAATATATCAAAAATCAATGCAAAGGTGAAATATATCTTTTTCCCGTTCCATGGCAGGAAGAACACGGCTCCACATAGGGCAACGTACTTTCTTCCCGCACTTTCTTACGGGTAAGTTCGAGCAAACCCAGTTTGGTCCAACCCATTACAAACGCTTTGGTCCGATCCTTCTTGAGCTCACCCTCCAAGGTTGCTGCGACTTCATGCCGATTCGAAGCTTCCTCCATATCAATGAAGTCGACAATAATCATGCCACCGATATCCCGCAGGCGCATTAGACGGGCAATCTCCACTGCTGCCTGTATGTTGGTCTCTGTCACGGTCTCTTCCAGACTGTCACCGCCAGCTCCCGTATATTTACCCGTGTTCACATCCACTACAGTCAGAGCTTCGGTATGATCAATAACAATGTATCCGCCTCCGGGCAACCACACTTTCCGGGCAAAATCCTTATTCAACTGTTCCTGCACACCATAGGCAGCAAAGATGGATTCTGTTCCCCGATACACCTGTACTTTGGGTTGATGACCAGGACTAATCTCTTCGAGCAATGCTTTTACCTCACGGGCTTGTCCTTCACTATCAGTGATGACTTCGTCACTCCCTGGCGTATACACATCTCTGATGATTCGCTGTACCATGCTATGATCCCTATGCAAGAGGCTTGGTGAAGGCAAACTGTCCGCTTTTTCACGAATCAGATACCACTGCGCGCGTAATGTTTCCAAGTCCGACTTAATGGCTTCATGCTGCTCTTCTCCAGATACGGTCCGAATAATAAGTCCTTCTTCATCCCGCCTCAGTTGCTCCCCAAGTGCCTTAAGACGGGAACGATCCCCTTCACGGGCAATTTTCTTGGATACCGCTACATAATCAGCAACAGGCATGTAGACAAGCCAACGGCCCGGGAGTGAATAATGAGTCGTCACCCGGGCTCCCTTGCCTCCTACCGGTTCTTTCAGAACCTGAACAATGACTTCCTGACCCGGACGAAGCAACTCCGAGATGGAAGGCTTCACCTTGGGCTGTTTCTCCAGATGGGGATGCAACACATCGTCCACATAGAGAAACGCATTCTTTTTCTGACCGATATCCACAAAAGCAGCTTGCATACCTGGTAACACATTCACGACCCGTCCCTTGAAAAAGGAACCCAGCAGTCCACGATCGCGTGTACGCTCTGCCGTAAATTCCACAGCTTTGCCTTCTTCCAGAAGCGCCATTTGCATGAGGTTATGTTCATTATGTACTATCATTTGTTTCATGGCTTCACCTCTAGAAGACAATTCAAATCATCCACATCCATTTCAGTATCTTTTCAATTCTCATTGTACATATATTAACCCATTTCAGAACAGGTCCACCAGAACACTACAATTTATCACCATTTTGTTGAAAATAGGAACCGATAATCCGTTGCTCAGGCAATACGGCCATAATTCGACCCTGTCTGTTCATCACGTATACCATATGGTATCTTTCTCTCTTTAATAGACGCAAAATAGTGTCCAAAGGTTTCGCCGGGAATGAGATTATTGGCTGCGCCAAACTGCCAGTAGCCGCGTGACGAGCAAACGCACCCTCTCGATTCATCAGAAAACGAATAAAGCGATAGGGCACATTTCGGTAATCCGTTACGTTGGAATAGAACAAAAAAAGGCCGATTAACAGAATGTTGAGCGGTAGGCCGTAGTCGCCAGTAAACCATCGGCTGATAGCATATAAAATAACCCCTACGCTACACAGAATGCTAATTCTGTAAGTCCACATTAATGTTGTATAGTAAGGTGCCCACAGACTGACAAGTGCCTGAACAACTTTACCTCCGTCCAGAGGAAGTACAGGCAGCAGATTAAAGAGAGCAATGAGCAGGTTCCCCTGAATG
Proteins encoded in this region:
- the rpmA gene encoding 50S ribosomal protein L27 — its product is MLKLNLQLFASKKGVGSTKNGRDSNAQRLGVKRADGQTVTGGSILVRQRGTKIHPGTNVGIGKDDTLFAKIDGVVKFERWGRDRKKVSIYPVNVAPVAAAVEA
- a CDS encoding ribosomal-processing cysteine protease Prp — encoded protein: MIIVQIFRDEDGNIERFSIEGHANFAKRGEDIVCAGVSAVTVGTVNSIETLTGVEMDAKMKNGFLSGSLPLLERGETWSQVQLLLESMVVMLSNIAESYGKYIKIQQFK
- a CDS encoding Rne/Rng family ribonuclease; translated protein: MKQMIVHNEHNLMQMALLEEGKAVEFTAERTRDRGLLGSFFKGRVVNVLPGMQAAFVDIGQKKNAFLYVDDVLHPHLEKQPKVKPSISELLRPGQEVIVQVLKEPVGGKGARVTTHYSLPGRWLVYMPVADYVAVSKKIAREGDRSRLKALGEQLRRDEEGLIIRTVSGEEQHEAIKSDLETLRAQWYLIREKADSLPSPSLLHRDHSMVQRIIRDVYTPGSDEVITDSEGQAREVKALLEEISPGHQPKVQVYRGTESIFAAYGVQEQLNKDFARKVWLPGGGYIVIDHTEALTVVDVNTGKYTGAGGDSLEETVTETNIQAAVEIARLMRLRDIGGMIIVDFIDMEEASNRHEVAATLEGELKKDRTKAFVMGWTKLGLLELTRKKVREESTLPYVEPCSSCHGTGKRYISPLH
- a CDS encoding M50 family metallopeptidase produces the protein MIRVWGVRITFHPFFVIIMMASLLTGHFIELITLFAIVFIHECGHAAAAALLGYRVLSIQMLPFGGVAVIEDGGTITAYREIMIALAGPLQNILMVGVVMLLQYGNLGDPVFLNYIIQGNLLIALFNLLPVLPLDGGKVVQALVSLWAPYYTTLMWTYRISILCSVGVILYAISRWFTGDYGLPLNILLIGLFLFYSNVTDYRNVPYRFIRFLMNREGAFARHAATGSLAQPIISFPAKPLDTILRLLKRERYHMVYVMNRQGRIMAVLPEQRIIGSYFQQNGDKL
- the rplU gene encoding 50S ribosomal protein L21, with the protein product MYAIIETGGKQYKVQEGDVLFIEKLTANDGESVTFDRVLAVSNDQGLTAGTPLISGATVTAKVEKHGKGQKVIVYKYKPKKNYHVKQGHRQPYTKVTIETIKA
- a CDS encoding Spo0B domain-containing protein; protein product: MLYLVTVGVDQPSFVERGEAMKSWKRVPWIAACSLLIPLVFVMLYPAMISSVVCALWSVAVLLISVNAMKKQAEAERRAIIQSMEKTAIASLNHHRHDWMNDLQVLYGYLRLGKLDKSLQCVERIKERVTEESRISRLGIPSLVFYLQSFRASGIALDLHVEIEDELQLSALVSPEDGESLTGAIADAIRAYQYGGGRSSWGEVRKLTLNFGQDHGDVVVRLDGDQTPDPETLRQLSAVLKGKKVRTEQFPSEDTFIQFRMPCGI